From Chryseobacterium shandongense, the proteins below share one genomic window:
- a CDS encoding ATP-dependent Clp protease proteolytic subunit gives MAKKTKIEAAVTNGVLKLRLSGRIWQGDVASSFKWEIDAALAQNIKTAELYINSEGGSVFEAQEAINELKRLDKVLITIGSLAASAATMFLCHFEAQSYSTSQFMIHKPLTWASGNEDQVKAELKALTNLTNVYRSAYAKKLNITEEEVDDLWKNDYWMDAKEAKEKGLISTIIDEEIEVDETTVAMMVACGCPNVPQPTAKKSDNTNNNDTKMDINQLRAALGMSATATEQEVLNRLAENKTKAEAAAAAEASSNEQKKTNAERVVNKAILDKKITADMKETYVSLHIQDPASTEAILNGMKGVTAASENQKHTADGDLPKGRENWTIDDYLEKDPQAFNDLCETNPDLVKKMNAAYSQKK, from the coding sequence ATGGCAAAAAAGACAAAAATTGAGGCAGCAGTTACCAACGGGGTTTTAAAGCTTCGTTTGTCAGGAAGAATCTGGCAGGGTGATGTTGCATCATCTTTTAAATGGGAAATTGATGCTGCACTGGCTCAAAATATCAAAACTGCTGAACTATATATCAATTCTGAAGGCGGATCAGTATTTGAAGCCCAGGAAGCGATTAATGAACTCAAAAGACTTGATAAAGTACTTATCACCATTGGATCACTTGCTGCTTCTGCTGCAACGATGTTTCTCTGTCATTTTGAAGCACAATCTTACAGCACATCACAATTTATGATTCATAAGCCGCTAACCTGGGCCAGTGGAAACGAAGACCAGGTGAAAGCCGAACTGAAAGCTTTAACCAATTTAACCAATGTCTACAGGTCTGCTTATGCAAAAAAACTGAACATTACTGAAGAAGAGGTGGATGATCTATGGAAAAATGACTATTGGATGGATGCAAAGGAAGCCAAAGAAAAAGGCCTGATCTCTACAATCATAGACGAAGAAATTGAAGTGGATGAAACAACCGTGGCGATGATGGTAGCGTGTGGTTGTCCGAATGTTCCACAGCCAACCGCCAAAAAATCTGACAATACAAACAACAACGATACAAAAATGGACATCAATCAATTAAGAGCTGCATTAGGCATGTCAGCAACTGCTACGGAGCAGGAAGTACTTAACAGATTAGCAGAAAACAAAACGAAAGCTGAAGCTGCCGCCGCTGCCGAAGCCAGTTCGAATGAACAGAAGAAAACTAATGCCGAAAGGGTTGTTAATAAAGCAATCCTGGATAAAAAGATCACAGCAGATATGAAAGAAACGTATGTCAGCTTACATATTCAGGATCCGGCATCTACTGAAGCAATTTTAAACGGTATGAAAGGCGTTACTGCTGCTTCAGAGAACCAAAAGCATACGGCTGACGGTGACCTGCCAAAAGGAAGGGAAAACTGGACTATTGATGATTACCTGGAGAAAGATCCACAGGCGTTCAATGATCTATGTGAAACCAATCCGGATTTGGTTAAGAAAATGAACGCTGCTTATTCTCAAAAAAAATAA
- a CDS encoding CHAP domain-containing protein produces MSTLNQLSLKIAQSQNGVQEIPKNSNAGPAVESYLKSVGLGKGYAWCMAFVYWSVKKAAEELKTTNPLIKTAGVLRQWNEINPRLKFAGPKPGDIFIMDFGKGQGHTGFVVEVYSNGTVKTIEGNTNDDGSREGYEVAYRIRKNSSFKGFIRIPN; encoded by the coding sequence ATGTCAACACTCAATCAATTATCATTAAAAATCGCTCAAAGCCAAAACGGCGTACAGGAAATTCCCAAAAACAGCAATGCTGGACCAGCAGTGGAATCTTATCTAAAAAGTGTTGGGCTTGGTAAAGGATATGCGTGGTGCATGGCTTTTGTTTATTGGTCGGTCAAAAAGGCCGCTGAAGAATTAAAAACAACCAATCCCCTGATAAAAACAGCCGGCGTATTACGCCAGTGGAATGAGATCAATCCGAGATTGAAGTTTGCAGGACCGAAACCTGGAGATATATTCATAATGGATTTCGGAAAAGGCCAGGGACATACCGGATTTGTCGTGGAAGTTTACAGTAATGGAACTGTAAAAACCATCGAAGGAAATACCAATGATGATGGAAGCCGCGAAGGGTACGAAGTCGCTTACCGGATCCGGAAGAATTCATCTTTCAAGGGATTTATCAGGATACCCAACTAA